In Oceanobacillus sp. FSL K6-2867, one DNA window encodes the following:
- the trmB gene encoding tRNA (guanosine(46)-N7)-methyltransferase TrmB, which yields MRQRHKPWADDFLQENSQLIIPNPSEHKGKWQQLFNNDHPIHIEVGTGKGQYIVGMAMQHPEINFIGIEIVKSIIVTAGQKALDAEVDNLLLLNENAADLRDIFADNEIATIYLNFSDPWPKNRHEKRRLTYHTFLEQYKAILDPAGKVIFKTDNRGLFEYSLVSFNAFGMKFEEVNLDLHAIEDPLNIMTEYEEKFSAKGQVIYRSKTSF from the coding sequence ATGCGTCAACGACATAAACCATGGGCAGATGATTTTTTACAGGAAAACAGCCAGCTCATTATTCCGAATCCGTCGGAGCATAAGGGAAAATGGCAACAGCTTTTTAACAATGATCATCCGATCCATATTGAAGTAGGAACTGGTAAAGGCCAGTATATTGTAGGGATGGCTATGCAGCATCCAGAAATAAACTTTATTGGTATTGAGATTGTAAAGAGTATCATCGTAACAGCAGGGCAGAAAGCTTTAGATGCTGAAGTGGATAATTTATTGCTATTAAATGAAAATGCTGCTGATTTGCGGGATATTTTCGCTGATAATGAAATTGCAACGATTTATTTAAACTTCTCAGATCCATGGCCGAAAAATCGTCATGAGAAAAGAAGACTTACGTATCATACGTTTTTAGAACAGTATAAAGCAATTCTTGATCCAGCGGGAAAGGTAATTTTTAAAACAGATAACCGGGGGTTATTTGAATACTCGCTTGTCAGCTTCAATGCTTTTGGTATGAAATTTGAAGAAGTGAATTTGGATTTACATGCAATCGAGGATCCATTAAATATCATGACGGAATATGAGGAAAAGTTTTCTGCGAAGGGGCAAGTTATCTATCGTAGCAAAACGAGCTTTTAA
- a CDS encoding YtzH-like family protein: MTLSVNNQLTLLYDILDEQQADCCASVSEYEQIIRLVESMIKNNSITNEQLLKLLPDIYYYGRQGVSAQNLPDHITAHKKNMDDWINALKQSTLE; this comes from the coding sequence ATGACGCTTTCTGTTAACAATCAATTAACATTATTATATGATATTTTGGATGAACAGCAAGCTGACTGCTGCGCTAGTGTCAGTGAATACGAACAAATTATTCGTTTAGTCGAATCAATGATAAAAAATAACAGTATTACTAATGAACAGCTGTTAAAACTCTTACCGGATATTTATTATTATGGCAGACAAGGTGTTTCCGCACAAAACCTGCCAGATCACATTACAGCACATAAGAAAAATATGGATGATTGGATAAACGCATTAAAACAATCTACTTTAGAATAA
- a CDS encoding phosphotransferase family protein, whose protein sequence is MIEWLGQVLGVGWTITPAGGLTGDAYVAEKDNRRLFLKRNSSPFLAVLSAEGIVPKLIWTKRLENGDVITAQEWLEGRSLKSYEMQHQQVADILYKIHHSSELLHMLMRMGKKPVTSDESFGYVKRLLASLGLMKHQEVQEAMKHLEQLLPKTRNQNLVVCHCDINHNNLILTEESDVFLVDWDNAMIADPVTDFGMLLKWYIPKENWNDWLYKYGITPNSDLFERMYWYLVQDALRFLCWHTERQEPQKMAERLRDLKELNEHIRQFILK, encoded by the coding sequence ATGATCGAGTGGCTTGGACAAGTATTAGGTGTTGGATGGACAATAACACCGGCAGGCGGACTTACTGGTGATGCATATGTTGCAGAAAAAGATAACAGACGGCTTTTTCTGAAACGTAATTCATCTCCATTTCTTGCTGTATTATCTGCTGAAGGAATCGTTCCCAAGCTGATTTGGACAAAGCGATTGGAAAATGGCGATGTGATTACGGCACAGGAATGGCTTGAAGGCAGATCGCTGAAATCATATGAAATGCAGCACCAGCAAGTGGCGGATATTTTGTATAAAATCCATCATTCGTCTGAGTTATTGCATATGCTGATGCGGATGGGGAAAAAGCCTGTTACGTCGGATGAGAGCTTTGGCTATGTAAAGCGCCTGTTAGCATCCTTGGGTCTTATGAAGCATCAGGAAGTTCAAGAGGCGATGAAGCATCTTGAGCAATTACTCCCTAAAACACGGAATCAAAACCTTGTCGTCTGCCATTGCGATATTAACCATAATAATCTTATTCTTACTGAGGAAAGTGATGTTTTTCTAGTGGATTGGGATAATGCGATGATTGCAGACCCTGTAACAGACTTTGGTATGCTGCTTAAATGGTACATCCCAAAAGAGAACTGGAATGATTGGCTGTATAAATATGGAATTACACCGAATAGTGATCTATTCGAACGCATGTACTGGTACCTAGTACAAGATGCGCTTCGATTTCTATGCTGGCATACTGAACGTCAAGAACCACAGAAAATGGCGGAACGGTTACGGGATTTAAAGGAATTAAATGAACATATTCGACAGTTTATTCTAAAGTAG
- a CDS encoding diacylglycerol kinase family protein: protein MYIFIINPKAGSGRALKVFSDIQNCAVYRRIDSHYYFTEYKGHGEVIASKVSASPKGKTIIVIGGDGTIHEVINGLSTTEIPVSFIPAGSGNDFARGCKIKGSPEEILHDIIEHDTARPYWIGKYTADGCAERKFVNSIGLGFDAAIAQAANQSSYRNFFNACGLGTLSYVIALIHVLIHYKPMSVELEINDEQRTLKDCWMVTIGNHPYYGGGMKIIPSAIIQPDVFPLLIIHSISKWKVLALFMIVFFGLHTCFKEVEILEATSLKLTAKTTTPFQTDGQTGECASIVITKQKKAIHITGINEAWEK, encoded by the coding sequence ATGTATATATTTATTATTAATCCAAAAGCGGGCTCTGGCCGTGCTTTGAAGGTATTTTCCGATATTCAGAACTGTGCTGTGTACCGACGAATTGATAGTCACTATTATTTCACAGAATATAAAGGTCATGGAGAGGTCATTGCAAGTAAAGTTAGTGCTTCCCCAAAAGGGAAAACCATTATTGTCATTGGCGGCGATGGAACGATTCACGAGGTTATAAATGGCTTGTCAACGACAGAAATACCCGTTTCCTTTATACCTGCTGGGTCCGGAAATGATTTTGCCAGGGGCTGTAAAATAAAAGGAAGTCCGGAAGAAATATTGCATGATATCATCGAGCATGACACTGCGCGTCCTTATTGGATAGGGAAATATACAGCAGATGGGTGTGCAGAGCGTAAATTTGTTAACAGCATTGGCTTAGGATTTGATGCTGCTATCGCTCAAGCTGCAAATCAGTCAAGCTATCGAAATTTCTTTAATGCCTGTGGACTTGGAACGCTAAGCTATGTAATTGCATTAATTCATGTTTTAATTCATTATAAACCAATGTCGGTCGAGCTTGAAATTAACGATGAACAACGCACGCTAAAGGACTGCTGGATGGTGACAATTGGAAACCATCCTTATTATGGTGGCGGAATGAAAATTATTCCAAGTGCTATAATCCAACCAGATGTATTTCCGCTTTTAATTATCCACTCCATTTCTAAATGGAAGGTGCTTGCATTGTTTATGATCGTTTTCTTTGGTTTGCATACATGTTTTAAAGAAGTGGAAATACTGGAAGCTACCAGTTTGAAATTGACTGCCAAAACGACCACACCTTTTCAAACAGATGGTCAGACTGGAGAGTGCGCTTCCATTGTTATTACAAAGCAAAAGAAAGCAATACATATTACAGGAATAAATGAAGCATGGGAAAAATAA
- a CDS encoding NERD domain-containing protein — protein MVAIAQLIKLQDYISRYEWDAYRYPAQYIRLKKDNWHKLYHIWEKPEAEESIIETNDKVEQTLNGRSAFSKLKAKFKRANEQEQEEEPKQENNNYADLPETEQELKRYFLNKLFQFQMKWATSTVTHTSFVDRSYYQDPLLRYLLQRLPDTYLVMYFPVFEIKNAPVETEILLISPIGIEVIHFLEKESGAVIMAGNERTWMVEEEREQTKILSPLIALKRTERLIRSILQTYSIDFSIKKTVLSRTNSIVFATEPYQTKLIDQSRYEEWFQEKRRLTTPLKSTQLKVVEALLKHCKSTSVRRPEWEEDKSSISIVDMEE, from the coding sequence GTGGTAGCAATCGCGCAGTTAATCAAGCTTCAAGATTATATTTCACGTTACGAATGGGATGCTTATCGGTATCCGGCACAATATATCAGGCTTAAAAAAGATAATTGGCATAAGCTGTATCATATTTGGGAGAAGCCGGAAGCTGAAGAATCAATCATAGAAACAAATGATAAAGTGGAGCAGACGCTGAATGGGCGGTCTGCGTTTTCAAAGCTTAAGGCAAAATTCAAACGAGCAAATGAACAAGAGCAGGAAGAGGAACCGAAACAGGAAAATAATAATTATGCTGATTTACCTGAAACGGAACAAGAATTGAAGCGCTATTTTTTAAATAAACTGTTTCAATTCCAAATGAAGTGGGCCACTTCAACTGTTACGCACACATCTTTTGTAGATAGAAGCTATTATCAGGATCCTTTATTACGCTATTTACTGCAGCGATTACCAGATACATATCTGGTAATGTATTTTCCTGTATTTGAGATAAAAAATGCACCAGTTGAAACGGAAATACTCTTAATTAGTCCTATTGGTATTGAGGTTATACATTTTCTAGAAAAGGAATCAGGGGCAGTGATTATGGCTGGTAATGAACGAACATGGATGGTAGAAGAGGAGAGGGAACAAACGAAAATCCTAAGTCCTCTTATAGCCTTAAAACGAACCGAAAGACTTATTCGCAGCATATTACAGACCTATTCTATTGATTTTTCTATTAAAAAAACGGTACTTTCCCGCACAAATTCAATTGTATTTGCAACAGAGCCATACCAAACGAAGCTGATTGATCAATCGCGTTATGAAGAATGGTTTCAAGAGAAGCGAAGGCTGACAACTCCTTTGAAAAGTACGCAATTGAAAGTAGTAGAAGCGTTGTTAAAGCATTGCAAGTCAACCTCTGTAAGACGCCCTGAATGGGAAGAGGATAAGAGTTCTATATCGATTGTCGATATGGAGGAATAG
- the thpR gene encoding RNA 2',3'-cyclic phosphodiesterase, translated as MAHYFIAIQLPENLQVYFSAWQTELQTKLTYKQWTHQKDLHVTLQFLGEVDDNKIRQLTEALDELERVSSFDTKVGSLGIFGNPNKPRVLWAGVNKTNALAQLQKRVESCTKTVGFPEENRAYTPHITLAKKWNGTGSLDRNTIEKLKEAWNETRPMTVEEVVLYRIHPKQTPKYEVVKQYKLR; from the coding sequence ATGGCTCATTATTTCATCGCAATTCAACTCCCAGAGAATTTACAAGTATATTTCTCTGCCTGGCAAACTGAACTGCAAACTAAATTAACATACAAGCAATGGACACATCAGAAGGACTTGCACGTCACCCTACAATTTTTAGGCGAAGTGGACGATAATAAAATAAGGCAATTAACAGAAGCTTTAGATGAGCTTGAACGTGTTTCTTCATTCGATACCAAGGTCGGTAGTCTTGGGATATTTGGAAATCCGAATAAGCCGCGTGTATTGTGGGCAGGAGTTAACAAGACAAATGCATTGGCGCAGCTCCAAAAACGCGTTGAATCATGTACAAAAACTGTTGGTTTTCCAGAAGAGAACCGAGCTTATACACCACATATTACACTTGCAAAGAAATGGAATGGAACTGGCTCTCTAGACAGAAATACGATAGAAAAATTAAAGGAAGCCTGGAATGAAACACGGCCTATGACTGTAGAAGAGGTCGTGTTATACCGCATCCATCCAAAGCAAACACCAAAATATGAAGTTGTAAAACAATATAAGCTGAGGTAA
- a CDS encoding pseudouridine synthase has protein sequence MRLDKLLSNMGIGSRKEVKALLKKKQVTINGVISKDGAEKVDPNKDEVAVNGEFIRYEQFIYLMMNKAPGYISATTDKREKTVIDLLGDDVQHFKPFPVGRLDKDTEGLLLLTNDGELAHELVSPKKNIGKTYFARINGKVTVDDITAFRTGVVLDDGYQAKPGELVILQCDTISEIELTITEGKFHQVKRMFEAVGKRVIYLKRLRMGDLQLDPALKLGSYRALTESELAYCKSLKDK, from the coding sequence ATGCGACTCGATAAATTGTTATCCAACATGGGTATTGGGAGCAGAAAAGAAGTTAAAGCGTTATTAAAAAAGAAACAAGTTACGATTAATGGTGTCATTTCAAAAGATGGTGCAGAAAAAGTAGACCCGAATAAAGATGAAGTTGCTGTAAATGGAGAATTCATTCGTTACGAGCAGTTTATTTATTTGATGATGAACAAAGCACCTGGATATATTTCGGCAACGACAGACAAGCGAGAGAAGACAGTAATTGATCTGTTAGGAGACGATGTGCAACATTTCAAGCCGTTTCCTGTCGGGAGGCTCGATAAGGATACGGAGGGCCTCCTTTTACTTACAAATGATGGTGAACTCGCCCATGAACTCGTTTCACCAAAGAAAAACATTGGAAAAACTTACTTTGCCCGAATTAATGGGAAGGTAACAGTAGATGATATAACTGCATTTCGTACAGGGGTTGTGCTTGATGATGGTTATCAAGCAAAGCCCGGTGAGCTCGTTATTTTACAGTGTGATACGATATCTGAAATCGAACTAACAATCACAGAGGGCAAGTTTCATCAAGTCAAACGGATGTTTGAAGCTGTTGGGAAGCGGGTTATATATCTCAAACGTCTTCGTATGGGAGATCTGCAATTAGATCCAGCCTTAAAGCTTGGATCATATCGTGCGTTAACGGAAAGCGAATTAGCTTATTGTAAGTCATTAAAAGATAAATGA
- a CDS encoding polysaccharide biosynthesis protein: MSKVVRGTMLLTGASFLSKFLGMLYVIPFYALVGATGTALYAYAYVPYSIFLSISTVGIPVAVSKFVSKYNSHGDYETGMRMFKAGSLLMLGTGLLAFLILFFSADWIAGFQIKGEDTAITADDVAFVTRMVSIALVIIPSMSIIRGFFQGHQSMGPTAVSQIVEQIVRIGFILIGAYIIINLLGGTIVTAVGFATFAAFIGAVGSCLVLAVYWKKRKPFIKKQIAQQKYTYAIPTSELFKELFRYAGPFVLVGLAIPLYQLVDQFTFEPALLASGRENIFIPAAAAIMNAGHKIVIIPMTIATGLSLAMLPSLTESYTQKNEVMYTKQINQALQIILVVVIPASVGIAILSNEAYGGLYGLKDIGVTGPLLAWYAPVALLFALFTVTAGILQGIDQQNYAVLSLMAGLLVKVLLNSQLIHMFGAKGAIFGTALAAGIAVTLNLWRIKTALNFKFKQTLKRTILIGIFTFIMCIVVWALKAVMGLFLPYETSRPATIVMLAVGAGSGAFVYFVLAYKSTLLEHIFGGRIPLVGRFLRK; encoded by the coding sequence ATGTCGAAAGTTGTCAGAGGTACGATGCTTTTAACGGGAGCATCGTTTTTATCAAAATTTCTTGGAATGCTTTATGTCATTCCTTTTTATGCACTTGTTGGAGCAACCGGGACTGCGCTTTACGCCTATGCGTATGTACCGTACAGTATTTTCCTTAGTATTTCAACAGTCGGTATACCGGTAGCTGTTTCAAAGTTTGTTTCCAAGTATAATTCACATGGAGATTATGAGACAGGAATGCGAATGTTTAAAGCAGGAAGCTTACTTATGCTGGGAACAGGATTGCTTGCTTTTCTAATTCTGTTTTTTAGTGCAGATTGGATAGCTGGATTTCAAATAAAAGGTGAGGATACAGCTATTACTGCTGATGACGTTGCGTTTGTAACACGTATGGTAAGTATCGCTTTAGTTATTATTCCTTCGATGAGTATTATACGAGGTTTCTTTCAGGGACATCAATCAATGGGACCAACAGCTGTGTCGCAGATTGTCGAACAAATTGTTCGAATCGGTTTTATCCTAATCGGTGCTTATATTATTATTAATCTTTTAGGTGGAACAATTGTAACAGCTGTAGGCTTTGCAACATTTGCAGCATTTATTGGTGCGGTTGGGTCTTGTCTAGTATTGGCGGTTTATTGGAAAAAAAGAAAGCCTTTCATCAAGAAGCAAATTGCACAGCAAAAGTATACGTATGCAATTCCAACAAGCGAATTATTTAAAGAGCTGTTTCGTTATGCTGGTCCATTCGTTTTGGTTGGACTTGCGATTCCGTTGTATCAGCTCGTTGACCAGTTTACATTTGAACCAGCACTGCTAGCGAGTGGAAGAGAAAATATATTTATTCCAGCTGCAGCAGCCATCATGAATGCTGGACATAAGATTGTCATTATTCCAATGACAATAGCTACTGGGCTTTCGTTAGCTATGTTGCCAAGTTTAACGGAATCCTATACGCAGAAAAATGAGGTCATGTATACAAAGCAAATTAACCAAGCACTGCAGATTATTTTAGTAGTCGTTATACCTGCCTCTGTCGGGATTGCAATTCTTTCTAATGAAGCTTACGGTGGATTATATGGCTTAAAGGATATTGGAGTAACAGGTCCATTGCTTGCATGGTATGCTCCAGTTGCATTATTATTTGCCCTATTTACGGTGACAGCTGGAATTTTGCAAGGTATCGATCAGCAAAATTATGCAGTGTTAAGCTTAATGGCTGGTTTATTAGTGAAGGTGCTTCTCAACAGTCAGCTGATTCATATGTTTGGAGCTAAAGGGGCAATTTTTGGGACTGCGCTGGCAGCGGGAATTGCAGTTACGTTAAATCTATGGCGTATAAAGACTGCACTTAACTTTAAATTTAAACAAACTTTAAAGCGAACAATATTGATTGGGATTTTTACATTTATTATGTGTATCGTTGTTTGGGCTTTAAAAGCTGTTATGGGGCTTTTTCTTCCTTATGAGACATCCCGCCCAGCTACGATTGTAATGCTTGCTGTTGGGGCTGGCAGTGGGGCATTTGTTTATTTTGTACTGGCCTATAAATCAACATTGCTTGAACATATATTTGGAGGAAGAATCCCGTTGGTGGGAAGATTTTTACGGAAATAA
- a CDS encoding NAD(P)/FAD-dependent oxidoreductase produces MTYDVIVIGGGPSGLMAAISAAEHGGKTMLLEKGKKLGKKLAISGGGRCNVTNRLPQDEVIKHIPGNGKFLYSAFSVFNNYDIIDFFENLGVALKEEDHGRMFPVSNSAQSVVNALIDKLNELHVTIKMHTKVEAVHYDSTNHTVILENGEKIISKTIVIAAGGKAVPHTGSTGDGYAWAKKAGHTITELYPTEVALTSKEAFIQNKSLQGLSLRDVALSVLDKKGKPIITHQMDMLFTHFGISGPAVLRCTQFVVKELMKGNKQVPILLDALPDKNEEKLVQNLLVTMEENPKKSFKNVVKGIVPERLLNYILAQNNVTDEQKCANVSKETVRSIVHTIKNFHFHVHGSLPLEKAFVTGGGVSIKEIVPNMMQSKLMHGLYFCGEILDIHGYTGGYNITSALVTGRLAGMNAATEASYMVYDS; encoded by the coding sequence TTGACTTATGATGTAATTGTAATTGGTGGAGGTCCATCTGGACTTATGGCAGCCATTTCAGCAGCCGAGCACGGAGGAAAAACAATGCTTCTCGAGAAAGGAAAAAAGCTCGGAAAAAAGCTTGCCATCTCTGGTGGCGGCAGATGTAATGTCACAAACAGATTGCCGCAAGATGAAGTGATTAAACATATTCCTGGAAATGGAAAATTTTTATATAGTGCTTTTTCAGTTTTTAATAACTATGATATTATCGACTTTTTTGAAAACCTGGGTGTAGCATTGAAAGAAGAAGATCATGGCAGAATGTTCCCTGTTTCTAATTCTGCTCAAAGTGTTGTCAATGCACTGATTGATAAATTAAATGAATTACATGTAACTATAAAGATGCATACAAAAGTTGAAGCTGTTCATTATGACAGCACGAATCATACGGTTATTTTAGAAAACGGTGAAAAAATAATTTCGAAAACAATCGTTATTGCAGCAGGTGGAAAAGCCGTCCCCCATACTGGTTCTACTGGTGATGGATACGCTTGGGCGAAGAAGGCAGGACATACGATTACAGAGCTCTATCCCACGGAAGTTGCACTGACATCAAAAGAGGCTTTTATTCAAAATAAAAGCCTGCAAGGACTTTCCTTACGTGATGTAGCTTTGTCTGTATTAGACAAAAAAGGAAAGCCTATTATTACGCATCAGATGGACATGCTGTTTACACATTTCGGTATATCTGGGCCAGCGGTATTAAGGTGCACCCAATTTGTCGTTAAGGAATTAATGAAGGGAAATAAACAAGTTCCTATCCTTTTGGATGCCTTGCCTGATAAAAACGAGGAAAAGTTGGTGCAAAATCTCTTGGTAACAATGGAAGAGAATCCGAAAAAGTCATTTAAAAATGTGGTCAAAGGAATTGTGCCAGAGCGTTTACTAAACTACATCCTTGCTCAAAACAATGTAACAGACGAGCAAAAATGTGCGAATGTATCCAAAGAAACAGTTCGCTCCATTGTACACACAATTAAAAACTTCCACTTCCATGTGCACGGATCTTTACCGCTTGAGAAAGCATTTGTAACAGGTGGCGGTGTTTCCATTAAAGAAATTGTACCTAATATGATGCAATCGAAATTAATGCACGGTCTTTATTTTTGTGGGGAAATTTTGGATATACACGGCTATACTGGTGGTTACAATATCACATCAGCACTTGTCACAGGCAGGCTTGCTGGAATGAATGCAGCCACTGAAGCATCTTATATGGTATATGATTCCTAA
- a CDS encoding dicarboxylate/amino acid:cation symporter — protein sequence MKRFGLLARIITAIILGVAIGSFSNDWFIRFFATFNGIFGNFLTFIIPLIILGFITPGIGEMGRGAGKLLSVTAALAYTSTIIAGIIAFFTAKSLYPTLLNGQSLQAFTDPTAGLSEAFFSIDMTPPMEVITALLLSFVIGIGIAAIRSNTLLNIAIDFRQIVELVIEKVIIPLLPFHIFGIFANMTHAGQVATILSVFAKVFIMIIVLHILYLVVQYAVAGSVSKQNPFMMLRKMAPAYFTALGTQSSAATIPITLKHTKNIKARENTADFTVPLLANIHLSGSTITLLSCSLAVLFLQGETITFGSILPFLLMLGVTMVAAPGVPGGAVMAAIGLLKEMLHFDPTMLSLMIALYLAQDSFGTACNVTGDGAITVITDSISDKFNITDTDKTKA from the coding sequence ATGAAACGATTTGGTTTACTCGCACGAATTATTACTGCCATCATTTTAGGTGTTGCCATAGGTTCCTTCAGTAATGATTGGTTTATAAGATTTTTCGCAACGTTTAATGGAATATTTGGTAACTTTCTAACCTTCATTATCCCACTTATTATTCTCGGGTTTATCACCCCAGGAATTGGTGAAATGGGTCGCGGAGCAGGTAAACTATTAAGTGTTACTGCCGCACTTGCATATACCTCAACAATTATTGCCGGAATCATTGCTTTCTTTACCGCTAAGAGTCTTTACCCTACTCTGTTAAATGGTCAGTCTCTTCAGGCATTTACAGATCCTACTGCTGGATTAAGTGAAGCATTTTTCTCCATTGACATGACTCCGCCCATGGAGGTAATAACAGCATTATTGCTTTCATTTGTTATTGGTATTGGGATAGCCGCCATTAGGAGTAATACATTATTAAATATCGCAATAGATTTTCGCCAAATTGTTGAGCTCGTAATCGAAAAGGTAATTATTCCATTACTTCCTTTCCATATCTTTGGTATTTTTGCCAATATGACCCATGCAGGTCAAGTTGCAACCATTTTAAGCGTTTTTGCCAAAGTATTTATTATGATTATCGTACTTCATATTCTGTACTTAGTTGTTCAATATGCTGTTGCTGGATCAGTTAGCAAACAAAATCCATTCATGATGCTAAGAAAAATGGCTCCTGCCTATTTCACTGCATTAGGAACACAATCATCAGCAGCAACAATTCCAATAACATTAAAACACACAAAAAATATAAAAGCGCGTGAAAACACTGCAGATTTTACTGTACCTTTATTAGCAAATATTCATCTATCTGGTAGTACAATTACACTGTTAAGCTGTTCACTTGCTGTTTTATTTTTACAAGGTGAAACTATCACATTCGGCTCAATTTTACCATTCCTGCTAATGCTAGGTGTTACAATGGTAGCCGCACCAGGAGTTCCCGGAGGGGCTGTTATGGCAGCAATTGGGTTATTAAAAGAAATGCTGCATTTTGACCCTACAATGTTATCTTTAATGATTGCACTATACTTAGCACAAGATAGCTTTGGAACTGCATGTAATGTAACAGGGGACGGAGCAATAACTGTCATCACGGATTCAATAAGCGATAAATTCAATATTACGGATACGGATAAAACAAAAGCTTAA
- a CDS encoding rhodanese-like domain-containing protein, which produces MSEINEVTPQEVEKMIDDENIIIIDVREDEEVAQGIIEKAKHIPLGEIPEAVAELDKDKSYILVCRSGARSMNASKYMDEQGFKVSNMKGGMLDWDGEVIVG; this is translated from the coding sequence ATGTCAGAAATAAATGAAGTAACACCTCAAGAAGTTGAAAAAATGATAGATGATGAAAATATTATAATCATTGACGTAAGAGAAGATGAAGAAGTTGCTCAAGGTATCATCGAAAAAGCAAAGCATATTCCTTTAGGTGAGATACCCGAAGCAGTGGCGGAATTAGATAAAGACAAATCGTATATTCTTGTATGCAGATCAGGAGCAAGAAGTATGAATGCATCAAAGTATATGGATGAACAAGGTTTTAAAGTCTCCAATATGAAAGGCGGCATGTTGGATTGGGATGGTGAAGTAATCGTCGGTTGA